A single region of the Epinephelus moara isolate mb chromosome 12, YSFRI_EMoa_1.0, whole genome shotgun sequence genome encodes:
- the il20ra gene encoding interleukin-20 receptor subunit alpha: MWTVVLFLNLLALHCTVSSSPPSPINVIFTSVNLRNMLQWLPGNDTPNDTHYTVQYAIYGDSVEDSKGRRVQWRPVRRCTEIVRSWCDLSNETWDLEHGYYARVRAVSRRASSKWALTGRRFDPKIDTSFGPPLVSVELEENNAIITLKGPMRYPPNNHTKAVSMATVYPQMTYNLSIYNTGQGQTHHFPVVSSSYKYRLMDYNTKYCFSAKTSFVSMPAICQPSGWQCIMTPEDPLIGQLRWVIVGIVVPAVCICVLVVVGYLLYRYLSGKGQKSPYILDPPAFHPPPLTFPPEKPNLILITIIKELPPESSISVPACAKRPRHCALSPPGYASQRPETPPAPEEPWDNLSVDYGFVGVGPKMEISRENGNNLKGEHKKCAGENSEKKDWKVEDSLFPGHTQTETSTLLQAHAWSQPALPPLLSFQGAPPLEVDGEEEEEREFTGLFLNTTPQTGLFRIPLNLQTNEEGVEEEMDAEVRVRTDGEIDGGVEERNGSEALPLLSAYACQNITNMASSYAGQSASLPNDYGAVKLATAQEIEQDDNEEEEGPICVDWDPQTGKLVLPEMAEYSKRDGLVRLMQAEKGRENRMEGEEEEENSMKGKLRLENVFVRQGSEEKAEAERAKERGGGTGLEADDLFTRWNLVISMDE, encoded by the exons ATGTGGACCGTGGTGTTGTTTCTGAACCTGTTGGCTCTACACTGCACAG tctcctcctctcctcccagcCCCATCAATGTGATCTTCACCTCAGTCAACCTGAGGAATATGTTGCAATGGCTTCCAGGAAACGACACACCGAATGACACACACTATACAGTGCAGTATGCCAT CTACGGGGACAGTGTTGAGGACAGCAAAGGAAGACGGGTGCAGTGGAGGCCGGTGCGGCGGTGTACAGAAATAGTGCGGAGCTGGTGTGATCTGAGCAATGAGACATGGGATCTGGAGCATGGATACTATGCCAGGGTGCGTGCTGTGAGCCGGAGAGCGTCATCCAAATGGGCCTTGACAGGGAGGAGATTCGATCCAAAGATAGACA CGAGTTTTGGTCCTCCGCTGGTTTCTGTGGAACTAGAGGAAAACAACGCCATCATCACTCTGAAAGGTCCAATGAGATATCCGCCTAATAACCACACCAAAgcagtttccatggcaacagttTACCCCCAGATGACTTACAACCTCTCCATCTACAATACCGGTCAAGGCCAGACG caCCATTTCCCAGTGGTCTCCAGTTCATACAAATATCGCCTGATGGACTACAACACAAAGTACTGCTTCTCTGCCAAGACAAGTTTTGTCTCCATGCCTGCCATATGCCAGCCCTCAGGATGGCAGTGCATAATGACGCCTGAAG ACCCTTTGATTGGCCAGCTGCGGTGGGTGATTGTGGGAATTGTTGTTCCAgctgtgtgcatctgtgtgctgGTGGTGGTTGGATACCTTCTCTATCGCTACCTGTCGGGGAAAGGACAGAAGAGCCCATATATACTG GACCCGCCTGCTTTTCATCCTCCCCCTCTGACATTCCCACCTGAGAAACCCAacctcatcctcatcaccatcatcaaagAGCTGCCACCAGAAAGCAGCATATCAGTCCCTGCATGTGCCAAGCGGCCACGACACTGTGCACTATCCCCACCAGGATACGCCTCCCAGAGGCCTGAAACACCACCAGCCCCAGAGGAACCCTGGGATAATTTGTCCGTCGACTATGGGTTTGTTGGCGTTGGTCCTAAAATGGAAATCAGCCGAGAAAATGGGAATAATCTGAAAGGTGAACACAAGAAATGCGCAGGAGAAAATTCAGAGAAGAAAGACTGGAAAGTTGAAGACAGCCTATTCCccggacacacacagacagagacgaGCACACTTTTGCAAGCACATGCATGGTCGCAGCCGGCGTTACCACCATTACTGTCTTTTCAGGGAGCACCTCCGTTAGAGGTGgacggagaggaggaggaggaaagagagttTACAGGTTTATTTCTAAACACAACCCCACAAACTGGCCTCTTCCGCATTCCTTTAAATCTACAAACAAATGAGGAAGGagtggaggaagagatggaTGCAGAGGTGAGAGTGAGAACAGATGGAGAGATAGATGGAGGTGTGGAGGAAAGAAATGGGAGTGAAGCACTACCCCTTCTTTCTGCTTATGCCTGTCAGAATATCACAAACATGGCTTCCTCCTACGCTGGCCAATCAGCTTCTTTACCCAATGACTATGGTGCTGTGAAACTGGCTACAGCACAAGAAATAGAGCAAGATGAtaacgaggaagaggagggaccTATTTGTGTTGATTGGGATCCCCAGACCGGGAAACTAGTGTTGCCAGAGATGGCGGAGTACAGCAAGAGGGACGGTTTGGTTAGGTTGATGCAGgcagagaaagggagggagaacaggatggaaggagaggaggaggaggagaattcGATGAAGGGCAAGCTGAGgctggaaaatgtgtttgtaagACAAGGGTCCGAGGAGaaggcagaggcagagagagcgaAGGAGAGAGGTGGGGGAACAGGGTTGGAGGCGGATGATTTGTTTACTAGATGGAACTTGGTAATCTCGATGGACGAGTAG